From one Rattus norvegicus strain BN/NHsdMcwi chromosome 7, GRCr8, whole genome shotgun sequence genomic stretch:
- the Arhgap45 gene encoding rho GTPase-activating protein 45 isoform X1, whose protein sequence is MGTGTAYSTMLGPRWGNRASYRPQQAEWPATRSGLNLGVRLTELPRKDCTETPSLEPPAMSLSTVAKGTGTLKRPTSLSRHASAAGFPLSGTATRTLGRGYRSPLSAASPAELPTEGPFPDGVEDISTLLADVARFAEGLEKLKEFVLRDDLLEARRPLAHECLGEALRVMRQVISKYPLLNTVETLTAAGTLIAKVKAFHYECNNESDKREFEKALETIAVSFSCTVSEFLLGEVDSSTLLAVPPGDPSQLVENLYGSGSEGPPHSVEDCEEGCLPPEEVDMLLQRCEGGVDAALQYAKDMARYMKDLIGYLEKRTTLEMEFAKGLQKVVHNCRQNVTHAPHMPLLSIYSLALEQDLEFGHGMVQAVGTLQTQTFMQPLTLRRLEHERRRKEIKESWHRAQRKLQEAEANLRKAKQGYKQRCEDHDKARLQVAKAEEEQQGTGPGAGTAASKALDKRRRLEEEAKNKAEEAMATYRTCVADAKTQKQELEDTKVTALRQIQEVIRQSDQTIKSATISYYQLMHMQTAPLPVNFQMLCESSKLYDPGQQYASHVRQLQRGEEPDVRYDFEPYVSTNAWSPIMRTRKGSFNPGDASGPEAAGSPPEEGGTSEGAPNKDHRGGRGHQVHKSWPISISDTEVSLDVSSGDLKKFDRTSSSGTMSSNEELVDQEAGLVASAFDSADLNGMDPELPVAMPSGPFRHVGLSKAARTHRLRKLRTPAKCRECNSYVYFQGAECEECCLACHKKCLETLAIQCGHKKLQGRLQLFGQDFSQAAHSTPDGVPFIIKKCVCEIERRALHTKGIYRVNGVKTRVEKLCQAFENGKELVELSQASPHDISNVLKLYLRQLPEPLISFRFYHELVGLAKDSLKAEAEAKAASRGRQDGSESEAATLAMVGRLRELMRDLPAENRATLLYLLRHLRRIVEMEQDNKMTPGNLGIVFGPTLLRPRPTDATVSLSSLVDYPHQARVIETLIVHYGLVFEEEPEEAAGSQEGASAQCAQLETAEGIVFPQQEEADDGNRESQVASNDSDSELEEASDLLSSSDASALHRLSFLEQTEAGLEEGPQSHSGSEEQLESEDAAPGHQLCSFNTNQSNNTTQASLPTMRLRDGQITGGSGRKRQPQFV, encoded by the exons ATGGGTACAGGGACAGCTTACAGCACCATGCTGGGCCCAAGGTGGGGGAACCGGGCCAGCTATCGTCCTCAGCAGGCAGAATGGCCGGCAACAAGGAGCGGTCTGAACCTGGGAGTCCGCCTTACG GAGCTGCCTCGGAAAGACTGTACAGAAACTCCTAGCCTGGAGCCACCAGCCATGTCCCTGTCCACGGTGGCCAAGGGCACAGGAACACTCAAAAGGCCAACCAGCCTGAGCCGCCATGCCAGCGCTGCAGGCTTCCCACTCTCGGGCACTGCCACACGGACTCTGGGCCGTGGATATCGAAGCCCCCTCTCTGCTGCCAGCCCCGCAGAGCTACCCACTGAGGGACCTTTCCCTGACGGTGTAGAAGACATCTCAACCCTGCTGGCTGATGTTGCCCGCTTTGCTGAGGGCTTGGAGAAGCTCAAGGAGTTTGTGCTGCGGGATG ATCTCCTTGAGGCCCGCCGGCCCCTGGCTCATGAATGCCTGGGTGAAGCTCTGCGAGTCATGCGTCAGGTCATCTCCAAATACCCACTCCTGAACACCGTGGAGACACTCACAGCTGCTGGTACACTCATTGCCAAGGTCAAAG ccttTCATTATGAATGCAACAATGAATCAGATAAGAGGGAGTTTGAGAAGGCACTGGAGACCATTGCTGTGTCCTTCAGCTGCAC TGTGTCGGAGTTCCTTTTGGGTGAAGTGGACAGCAGTACACTCCTGGCTGTGCCTCCGGGGGACCCTAGCCAG TTGGTGGAGAACCTTTATGGGTCAGGCAGTGAGGGGCCCCCACACAGCGTGGAGGATTGTGAAGAAG GTTGCCTGCCCCCCGAGGAGGTGGACATGCTTCTCCAGCGCTGCGAGGGAGGTGTGGACGCCGCGCTGCAGTATGCAAAAGACATGGCCAGGTACATGAAGGACCTCATCGGCTACCTGGAGAAGAGGACCACCCTGG AGATGGAATTCGCCAAAGGGCTGCAGAAGGTCGTCCATAACTGCAGACAGAACGTCACTCATGCG CCCCACATGCCTCTCTTATCCATCTACTCACTGGCCCTGGAACAAGATCTGGAGTTTGGCCACGGCATGGTGCAGGCAGTGGGCACGCTGCAGACCCAGACCTTCATGCAG CCCCTGACCCTGCGGCGGTTGGAGCATGAGAGACGCAGGAAGGAGATCAAAGAATCCTGGCATCGTGCACAGAGGAAGCTG CAAGAGGCAGAGGCCAACCTGCGCAAGGCTAAACAGGGCTACAAACAACGTTGTGAAGACCACGACAAGGCCCGGCTCCAGGTGGCCAAGGCTGAGGAGGAACAACAGGGCACAGGGCCAGGAGCAGGGACTGCAGCCTCCAAGGCCCTGGACAAGAGGCGGAGGCTGGAGGAAGAGGCCAAAAACAAG GCCGAGGAGGCCATGGCCACTTACCGCACATGCGTGGCAGATGCAAAGACACAGAAGCAAGAGCTGGAGGACACAAAGGTGACTGCGCTGCGACAGATCCAGGAGGTCATCAGACAGAGTGATCAGACCATTAAGTCG GCCACCATCTCCTACTACCAGCTGATGCACATGCAGACAGCGCCGCTGCCTGTGAACTTCCAGATGCTGTGCGAGAGCAGCAAACTATATGACCCGGGCCAACAGTACGCATCTCACGTGCGTCAGCTGCAGCGAGGCGAGGAGCCGGATGTGCGCTACGACTTTGAGCCTTATGTCTCCACCAATGCCTG GTCCCCAATCATGCGAACACGGAAGGGCAGCTTCAATCCTGGTGACGCTTCAGGACCCGAAGCTGCCGGCAGTCCCCCGGAGGAAGGTGGCACGTCTGAGGGGGCTCCCAACAAGGACCACAGGG GGGGACGAGGTCATCAGGTACATAAGTCCTGGCCTATCTCCATCTCAGACACCGAAGTCAGCCTGGACGTCAGCTCAG GGGACTTGAAGAAGTTCGATCGAACCTCGTCCAGCGGGACCATGTCATCCAATGAGGAGCTGGTAGATCAGGAAGCTGGCTTGGTCGCCTCCGCTTTTGATTCAG CTGACCTCAATGGCATGGATCCCGAGTTACCTGTTGCCATGCCCAGTGGACCCTTCCGCCATGTGGGATTGTCCAAGGCAGCCCGCACACACCGACTTCGCAAGCTGCGAACGCCGGCCAAGTGCAGAGAGTGTAACAGCTACGTGTACTTCCAAGGGGCCGAATGTGAAGAG TGCTGTCTGGCTTGTCACAAAAAGTGTTTGGAGACCCTGGCTATCCAGTGTGGTCACAAGAAGCTTCAGGGCCGCCTGCAGCTGTTTGGTCAAGACTTCAGCCAGGCAGCCCACAGCACCCCTGATGGGGTGCCCTTCATTATTAAAAAGTGTGTCTGTGAGATTGAGCGGCGGGCACTGCACACTAAG GGGATCTACCGGGTCAACGGCGTGAAAACGCGTGTGGAGAAGCTGTGCCAGGCCTTTGAGAATGGCAAAGAGCTGGTGGAGTTGTCACAGGCCTCACCGCACGACATAAGCAATGTCCTGAAGCTGTACCTACGGCAG CTGCCGGAGCCCCTCATCTCTTTTCGCTTCTACCATGAGCTGGTGGGATTAGCTAAGGACAGCCTAAAGGCAGAGGCCGAAGCCAAGGCAGCAAGCCGGGGCCGGCAGGACGGGTCCGAGAGTGAGGCTGCGACCTTGGCCATGGTGGGCCGCCTGCGAGAGCTCATGCGGGACCTGCCAGCCGAAAACCGGGCCACACTCTTATACCTGCTGAGGCACCTGCGAAG GATCGTGGAAATGGAGCAAGATAACAAGATGACCCCCGGGAACCTGGGCATCGTTTTCGGGCCCACACTGCTGCGGCCTCGGCCCACAGACGCCACCGTGTCCCTCTCTTCTCTGGTGGACTACCCCCACCAGGCCCGTGTCATTGAGACTCTGATTGTCCACTATGGCCTGGTCTTTGAGGAGGAGCCAGAAGAAGCAGCTGGCAGCCAA GAGGGGGCGTCCGCCCAGTGTGCCCAGCTGGAGACTGCTGAGGGCATTGTCTTCCCCCAGCAGGAGGAGGCGGACGATGGAAACCGAG